Below is a genomic region from Castanea sativa cultivar Marrone di Chiusa Pesio chromosome 2, ASM4071231v1.
ATCCAAAATGTCAATGTCAATAACcaaaaaagaataagttaacAAGTCATAAAGCAAAACAATAAATGCATAAGACACATAACATGATTCTGAAGTGAAAAACCTATGGATAACACTTTGAAGGAAGAGGAGCTATATAAGTAACCTACTCCCACTAAGGCAATCAACTAGAAAAGAATGTGTTTTATAGTCTTGAAAAAAACCATTCTGCGGAGACTCTAGATTCCAAATCGATAATTCACTGCTGCGACTCACAATAGCTTTAAAACTTTGAGTTTCTTCCTATATGGTTTCGTTGATGAATGGCAGGTTTGTGTATATTAACTAGAACCTTTGGTGCACTCCAATTAAGGTACCTGCTTGAATATTTGATTTACAGTCAACTAAGTAGAAGAAATGCTATGTGGTTTTGAACTTTGGATCAcaagattttaaaaaactacTAGGTTTCTCTCAAGAAAGCTCATGGATGAAAGCCACAGTTTTTTCACTAAAAGTATTGTGCTAGTTTCTGCCTTTCCAACTTTACTAGAAATCTTGCATAAAATAGTATAAATTGGTGTTTACATATACGGTTATAATCCTAATCAAAACAagatttagattattttttgtgattctcGTTCAATGGGCCACTTCAGcccatctttttttatttttttggagcaaATTTCAGCCCATCTATATTTACTAGCTTGAGTCAACCTCTTGGTCCCCCTGCTTTAGGCCACAACATATTTTAGCCTTACCATTATTTCGCAAATTTTATTCCTTAccattatttttcttaagatcAAATGGCTAAACTTCATAGCTTTTCTTGTTCAACATCTTATTAGCTGCTTTGTATGTTTCTAGAAGTTCAATTAAACAATCATGAAATATCTTTTCCAAAGTGGGTCAATCTGTCAGAGAAAGAGATATTACCTCTGAAGTTTGCCCTTTTGCTTATGCAGTAGGGAATCGAGAGCACCCCAAAAGCGACCGCAATTGCAAGCACAACTATCACTATAACCTTCATCTTTTGCTTGTCTTTCTCCTCTTTATGATTGACATTGCAgaagaaaagcaaaaatattttagtaatgcAATGAAATAGATGGAAACAACAAAGATTATAGCTTCAATGGCATGTAAAGATATAAATTAAAGAGCAATAAAGACCATAGGCCTATTACCTTGCTCTGAAGCAGGCATTCGAATATATAAATCCTGCATATAAGCATCCCGCCCATTAGCTGCAACCTGTCTAATATCAATTAGATCCCCAAACCACATGGCGCAGCCACTTCCTCCATTTTCAATATTTGAGTTTGCATAAGCCGTACAGGAACAATTATTCAAACATTTGTCTCTGCATTCGTAAAGATTCATACTTCTGTTCACCCAGTAATACGTGGTGTCTGGCATTTTGAGCCCAACAAATTTAGCAAACCCAATTTTGTCTTTATCCTTGCAGCTCAATTGGGTATTACGTACACATCCCTTAGACCACTCATCTGGGTTCCATGTATCTGGTGACTTATGCTTGAATCCTTCTACACATTGACAGATAGGTGAATCACCAATGATACAATTTCCATAAGGACCACATAAATTATAACCATCACAATCGTCATTTGGCATAGATATGTACCggctccattttttttctcttgagaCCCATATGTAGCGCTCATATAAGGACGAAGTTTCGTTCAAAAGTGCTCTTGAGACTACAGAATTGTTAATCAAATTGAATATGATGTACACCTCATCGCTGTTGATGACAAAATCGTAGGTGTAAACTGGATTTTCCTTTAATAAGAATGGTACACCACTGAGAGTAAGGCCATTCCATGGCCCGGTCCGGAAGAACTTCTCGGTGCCTTTGTTAAAGACTATCTCAGGGTATTTATGAAGTTCAATCCCCACACTCAGTTCTCCTGGAGATGGATCATCTGGACTTTTCCAAGCAGTTACGCGCCGTTCCAGACCAGTCCTTAAGTCCCATCCAATCTTCATCCCCGGTAGCCAAGTATCAGAAGGATAGTCAAAGCTTTGCCACAAATAATTTTCTGGATTTTCTTCGTTCTCTTCTCTTAATACTAGATTTCCGGAATCTAAAAGCTGGACTATTGGATTCCTGGCCTGTTTTGTTGAATTTGCCGACCAAGCAACTGTTCTATTCTGGCTGAGAAGAACAAGACTACCTGAACTGTTTACCATCAACAAGCCAGACGAGTTGTTTATTGGATTGAGCCGGTTTGCTACCCAAACAACCGTTCTAACTGGGATATTGTTATACCATATTCCCAAGTAACGCTTACTGGAATTACCAGGACTAAAGAACCCCAGAGCGTAGCTTTCATGTTTAGAGACCAAGGTTATGCCATCACTGAGGGATTTGGATTTTGTAATGCTGTCAGCAGCATCCGACGGtacaaagaagaaaggaagcaaACTGGAACTAAACAACACAAAAGCAAAGATGTTCATTGCTTTCTGTTCTTAATTAGAGCCCTTAGTCTTAGCCAACATTTTAAAGTTAGGCCTATTATAATGAGCAATGGCTACACCGTGGAAGGTCATGCGTTGACCCAGGCCTGTGGTCGTTCTTTCTTGAATTGGTACATCAGAAAACTCCacatcttgtttttatttttattttttatgggtcTCTTGTCCgcattttgtttttaacaaaaatttccaCATGTGCCGTTACTCTCTTCTGCGATGGCGCATTCTATGTAGTTTGTCCCAAgaaagtcaataccgtaccggagacTGTATCAGTTTAGCtagcggtacgatatatttcagatacCCATCAATACCGGTATACCGTTCGGAATTACagcaatttttatataaaatcatAAGTCTATGTCTCATTCAATATAAATGCCTAATTTATTCAActcaccaataataataataataatattattattaatattaataaataatgtaGTTAgacaattaaaacaaaaagaaaaataaatttcaaaataaagccTTGAAGTGTTGAATACGTGATTGTGACATTTACTAGCTACTAGCTTTATCATAGAGAgtttgaatagttttttttgaaagtaaagttTTTAGTCCCTTAAAAAGTGTGCCACATGCCCATTAGTAATAATAAACTAATCAGTTAGTGGGTAGAGGCGGATAAAACAAGAGAAAGGAAGATACagagaaaactaaaaaagaggaagagaagaagaagaagaagatgaagctaAAAGAAGAGGACGAAGCAGCAGTAGTAGCAACATGAGGTTGAGAAGAAAAAGCAGAGAACTTTGATATCGGTATTGTGTTGATGACCGAATCTGTGGTGGCAAGCGACGACAAGGTTTTTTTTCCTGTTCTTTTCTTTACCGGCCGGTTTAGATTTACCGGCCGAAATCTAGATTTTTCTCCGGTACAACCGAAATGGCtccggtatggccggtatttaaaccggtacggAATGCCAACGTTTCTGTACCGGCCAAAGTAACGGTACGAAAAATGCCGGCTGTatcggccggtacggtacggtaTCGTCTTCCTTGGTTTGTCCTCGTGCCCACTGGTTATGACGAGATTGTGGAAGGTTGACAAGAGTGGAAAggtgagcacgaggctctgaAATTATGGAATATTAAGGtgtagagtttatttagactccttaaaccacaattggattaacctagttaacaagccaagttattattTAGTCCaaattcagatctaggttaacacaattaTACAATCATATCAGTGTAAAGTGtggaatataaaaacataaagatatgatgactcaggaaaaccaaaccggtaaaaaacttgggaaggatttaacctagctatcctcaaggtaaacctgaatccactatgaaagaaccGAAGTTGCACAATAGcgatttagaccactaacatcttattgctacccaccagtagaacttactaacacgaccacgtgcaagctccgagaccacagactccttctttcttggattctccagcaagtacaagcactcccgcttgtgtatcttaagctcttatggcagcaactgaatgatcatcaagttcttgaagtaatttacttcttgataatcctaagcttgtgtgaaggcaagcacctcttagatctcacaagagattcacacaaacagcaatatgagcaacataAAAAAGTGAccagggtttgccttttatacctagggcgaaacataaaaccctacacgtcatatgggtttagggctgagttggaaattctgcagaaaaaacaatctgtatgactttcgatcagtcgagtctaattctcgattgatcgagttAGGCAAAAATGCATAGTAACTTCtacagttaactcgattccaactttacataaatcacatactttgagcaagtctaaaacataactagacacctgttttgatcatggtttgccaacaatacacattagagttctaatataTTAGTTAATAAGTACTTAGAgcctaacaaactccccctttgacaatccatgacaaaacacaaataaaagcTCAAAGTATACAAAGAAAAGCcctttataaaaaatatgccCATTATAACAAATTCaatcctaactactatccattaGTTGCAATTGTAGACAGCAGCTCaattgaatcaacctgtatatttccTGAAACACCAAATAAAAcgcataaacgcatgtgtggaaaatacaagtacaatataataaaaatcttgatttcacaaaacacaaaatatagacGAACATCAATGAATAACTCACTAATCATAAGTCTATAAGTAGTGAAACAAGAATcataaccaaaaataaaatgaaatgaaactCCCCCAAACAAGAATACTAtaagagccaaaaaaaaatacacagcAAAGCACTtagatacaatctaatctcCACAGGCTCTCAAGGAACAAAGTCCcaaactctccaaatctccaaaaAACTCCCCCTAAGATATACaatctactccccctttttgtgacggaATGCCAAAGGACAAATCAGAATCcgtcatcaaaaggaggtggcgaAGACGAACGTCTAAGAAGTGCCAAGTCTGCTCGTAAAGCACGAATCTCATCCAGAATTTCCACCAAAATCTGACCATGAGCCGCCTGAACGGTCACAATAGACTCCAACGTACTACGAATGTCAAATCCATCCGAAGTCGATGGTGGAGGAACATCAGCAGCAGCATCTCCTATAGGATCAACAGACTCCTCACCAGAAGGAACACTTGTAGAAAAAGAGGGGGGGTACGGTACCAGAAGACTCAACCCTAGGACGTTTAGAGCACTCTCTTATCTGAGTAGCCCTCTGCCTAAGAAAAGTGGCACCAATGGGAGCAATAACATGGACAGGCTCAAAAACGGGGAAGTCAGACAAgcctaaaaacaacaaaatcctatgaatgaaaatagGATGAAAAAAAGCATGAGCCGTAGAGGAACTCCTATAAACTTCGTTCAAAGAACGAAGAAACAGATGAGGGAAACTAATAGAAGCATCTGTAACaagagcatacaaaaatgcacatcgcTCCAAAGGAATGGTGTATAGATGCAAAATAGGCCACAAGGAATGACACACTATCTTAAAGAAAAGATAGGTAGACTCAGTGAGCTCAGCAgaagtgatccgaggatcagaaccccacCGGATAGAAGTACCAatgatgtatgacatgatgtcgtCTAAGGGAGGAGACTCATCATAGGGGTAAATAGGATGCTGAACAAGAGGCACCCCAAGAGCATCAGCCACTACCAAAGGGGTAATGGTGTACGCCTCACCATGAATCCAACTCCTCACAAGAGTGCCGAAATCATAGGGGTGAATAGAGAGGTTTGAATAAAACTCTCGAATCAAGATGGCTAGAGGAGgagaatcaaaatccaaaagagaCAACCAGCCTCGACGCTCAAAGTTTGCCCTAATGGTAGGATCAATCTCATCTAACAGGACCCTACGCTCAGCCCAAATTTTCCTCTTAGTGTTAAGGGTCTCAAAGATTTCTTGGTGCTTCTCACTCAAGAACCTATCACTCTCAAAGGAAGGATTAGAAGTAGAGGTGAATGACctattggctctagtcttcctaggcaTGGTGCTAGCGTAAGAAACAGAGACacaagagaaagaacaaaaaacaaaacacaagggCAGATTGCAAGTtagcacaataaaaaaaaaactatatgatgcatgaacagatAAATGtgatgatgcatgctctaatgcagtgACAACAAGTTCAAATTTGGAAGTTTAGAAatacaaaattggcttgagcatagagtttaaaacaaaaactccaaaattttgaaaaaccacttgTCGAAATTTTACTCAATTGACCAACTGATCATCACACAAGTTAGACAACAATTTTGAATGATCAATTACATCAAaccaacaagccaatttcattaatcaaactcaatttgaacaaaatccccaattcggATCAaaacaagccctagaattttgaattcttcacaaaacaccaaattgatcaaattaaacatCATAGATCATGATTATAGCATTGTatgacaaaaacccattgatcaattgtagaaaatatggcttgaatcatcaaaaaccccaaaaaaatgcTTAGGTTCGAAAATTCCTCTTAAATGCATGAATttatgcatgaaacatgaaataaaatgcaaaaggaagggtataaaggtcttacAAGCGTTGGGAGAGAAAAAGCTTGCAAAAAGAACggaggaaaacgacaaaaaattGGATTGGAGCCTTGACCGGATCGTATAGAGAGAGAAGGtttgaaaaacttttgaaaagtgaaaagaaatcCTTTTTAAAAAGTCTCTACACAATTTTCGATCGCATCGATCAAAAACAGACAGAGGCTAACCAAAAATTTAATCGCaatttcaatcgatcgaaaaacaTATTCGACTGGTTGAAATTCTTGAAAgcatagttttttgaaaaatagagcaatttgatgcaaaactcctcaaagcattgaaAAGTATGactaaaatgcatgagtatgagatgaaatgcttttcaaaaaacACAAGTTTTGAACCCAGCTTCCCAAAACTCAAGCATCAAAATGATTATGCAAAATACTCAAGGCATTTTCAAACAGGGTTGGTcagaccaaaaacacacacaaaaacatgcacaaagtttagcaaagaataacttgtgtaaTGTGTACAACTAGCAaaaagcttgagatacatgtgaggtaaTATGTAAGTAAGAACCAACCACAAAGTcttcaaaattcatcaaaaagaatttgaaagagactatcacctaaacagtcacatcatataactcccacatctcctagatcataagcttgcaatcatgtaagtttcttgagtttgcctcataatgtacacacagtttttaattgttcagaaacttaataataatagccgggataatgtacacaccaattttatttatttgatttagtattaagcccaataatgtacacaccaattttaattatataaaccgagactacaccttatgttctttttgtgcatgtgctacactttcttgagcacaaaatcttacgatatgcggTAAGATGTTCATGATTAGCTAgtgaacagtggtgagatggttatttatgcctttctcaaaaATTTCAAGTCCAACAGTCAAAGActtgtgacttcaagatcatgACAAAGTAgtaaaaaactacaaacatcttctcacacaacatgcactacaaagcttaAACTAGTAATGTGCaagaaaataagctcatccaagctaaacaaggtacataaaaaaGTTATGTGTAAATAAATTGACCAACCTTGTTTCTAAAACCAAGAAGATAAGTGCAAAACATATTTTGCTTCCccctttctccctttttttttatgataaaaaaaattcaaaaacatcctagaatgaaatgcatgaatgctatgcaatgcaaatcttagaaaaaaaaaatggtctcaAAGAGTAGAGCagtgaagcacaaggaccatgtcaaaaAGACTTacttagattgagccttttgcatccaaagtcTTTTAGATGCACCTTGAGCATTGAAGTTCTTAGTCATATTAGAATGATTTCCAACTCCagaattggaataaaggtttagagcctttaccaactcaccaataattACCAtcggatcttgtgcttgaggcacaagtacttttggtttgtttgctcTTTTAGCAGCTTAAAGCTTGTAATAGTTtggacgaatgtgtccagacttttcacaaaaatgacaaacccatgcaGACTTATCATGTGTCTTGTTCTTAGAAAGGGTAGAATTTTGAGGTTTAGACTCTTctagatcaaccctaatcttcttGAGAGATGAAACTTCTATGGGTTTGACAACATCACTAACAACCTCACTCACAGGGGGttcagaagaagatgaaggaatAAAGATTGTGGAATTAGGTGCAGACACATtaatgctttctacaaaacctaaaccaATTTTGTCGGAAGGAGACTTTTGAACGCTCAACATCTGATTAAGTTTGGAACTAGCAAACCTATtcgtttgttctctagcaacagacCGATCATGTTCCAAAgatttaactttatcaagcaaaagcatattctcagtcttcacattattcaaaagttcaatagcatcaaacaaattcacaagcaaatttttcttttcaagcttaagatatgcaattttctttaagcctaattCAACATTCATGGCATCCTTTGTAGTAACTTTACAAAGTTTATTGTAGGCTTCTTGAAGATCTGCATCCTCAGAAAGTTTCCCATCAGAATGGTTCTCTTTAATAGTCATACTCTCATTGACTACAGCAGTagcagtgaaagcaatgaaATTTCCATCCTCGTCACAGCCAGACTCATCATTAGAAACTttatcatcactaagggttacagccatagccttacccttagacctcaagaatgttcgacattcaaattttatatgaccatacccttgacatccaaaacattgaggacccatagaattattagaagattgacctactttttctCTAGGTTTATCAATTTTGTTTACCTTAGTGGGATCATTCTTCCTAGAATATCTAGGTTCATCactgtttttacctcttgcccttctgttgcTATTCTAAGGAAATtcctaaagttcttggcaagataagaAATCTCTGCAGCAAAGAGTTCATCATTAAATCCACCAACCTCA
It encodes:
- the LOC142624332 gene encoding G-type lectin S-receptor-like serine/threonine-protein kinase At4g27290 isoform X2, producing the protein MNIFAFVLFSSSLLPFFFVPSDAADSITKSKSLSDGITLVSKHESYALGFFSPGNSSKRYLGIWYNNIPVRTVVWVANRLNPINNSSGLLMVNSSGSLVLLSQNRTVAWSANSTKQARNPIVQLLDSGNLVLREENEENPENYLWQSFDYPSDTWLPGMKIGWDLRTGLERRVTAWKSPDDPSPGELSVGIELHKYPEIVFNKGTEKFFRTGPWNGLTLSGVPFLLKENPVYTYDFVINSDEVYIIFNLINNSVVSRALLNETSSLYERYIWVSREKKWSRYISMPNDDCDGYNLCGPYGNCIIGDSPICQCVEGFKHKSPDTWNPDEWSKGCVRNTQLSCKDKDKIGFAKFVGLKMPDTTYYWVNRSMNLYECRDKCLNNCSCTAYANSNIENGGSGCAMWFGDLIDIRQVAANGRDAYMQDLYIRMPASEQEEKDKQKMKVIVIVVLAIAVAFGVLSIPYCISKRANFREKLENIVMIDQDIEGQSEDMEVPFFTLATIVMATNNFSSYNKLGEGGFGLVYKHRNLVRLLGYCIEGDEKMLIYEYMPNGSLDSFIFDQTKAKVLGWSMRFNIICGIARGLLYLHEDSRLRIIHRDLKASNILLDSKMNPKISDFGMARIFGGDQIEGNTNRVVGTYGYMAPEYAIDGLFSVKSDVFSFGILLLEIISGKKNRGSFHLDNTQNLVGHAWKLWKEGRPLELIDTCLKGPIIQSEILHCLHISFLCLQQHHNDRPNMSCVVMMLHGESSLPEPKELGFFVGKKSTSSSKNQSSSTNEITVTMLEAR
- the LOC142624332 gene encoding G-type lectin S-receptor-like serine/threonine-protein kinase At4g27290 isoform X1, with translation MNIFAFVLFSSSLLPFFFVPSDAADSITKSKSLSDGITLVSKHESYALGFFSPGNSSKRYLGIWYNNIPVRTVVWVANRLNPINNSSGLLMVNSSGSLVLLSQNRTVAWSANSTKQARNPIVQLLDSGNLVLREENEENPENYLWQSFDYPSDTWLPGMKIGWDLRTGLERRVTAWKSPDDPSPGELSVGIELHKYPEIVFNKGTEKFFRTGPWNGLTLSGVPFLLKENPVYTYDFVINSDEVYIIFNLINNSVVSRALLNETSSLYERYIWVSREKKWSRYISMPNDDCDGYNLCGPYGNCIIGDSPICQCVEGFKHKSPDTWNPDEWSKGCVRNTQLSCKDKDKIGFAKFVGLKMPDTTYYWVNRSMNLYECRDKCLNNCSCTAYANSNIENGGSGCAMWFGDLIDIRQVAANGRDAYMQDLYIRMPASEQEEKDKQKMKVIVIVVLAIAVAFGVLSIPYCISKRANFREKLENIVMIDQDIEGQSEDMEVPFFTLATIVMATNNFSSYNKLGEGGFGLVYKGTLIDGKEIAVKRLSQKSGQGLSEFKNEVILIAKLQHRNLVRLLGYCIEGDEKMLIYEYMPNGSLDSFIFDQTKAKVLGWSMRFNIICGIARGLLYLHEDSRLRIIHRDLKASNILLDSKMNPKISDFGMARIFGGDQIEGNTNRVVGTYGYMAPEYAIDGLFSVKSDVFSFGILLLEIISGKKNRGSFHLDNTQNLVGHAWKLWKEGRPLELIDTCLKGPIIQSEILHCLHISFLCLQQHHNDRPNMSCVVMMLHGESSLPEPKELGFFVGKKSTSSSKNQSSSTNEITVTMLEAR